CTGAGCCGAGCCACTCGGGGTTGGCGACGAGCGCGTCGCCGAGCGACTGCGAACCGCCGAGCACCGCGGCGACGATGCGCGCCTGTTCCGCGGAGGACTTGCGCAGCGCGGCCGACGCGCCCGAGGACTTCAGCCGCTCGATCGCATCGCGCGCCCGCTGCGGGTCGGCGCACGCGTCGAGGGCCGTCTTCCACGCGGGGTTTTGCACGGGCGGATTTGGGCAGACGGCTGCGGCCCGCGCAATTTCAATCCCGCCGCGCGGGACGCGGCGTTCATCGTTGCCAAACGCGGCGCACCGGCTAGCTTCGCGCCATGGAACAGCAGGCGACTTCGGTGCAGCTCGCGCGCGACTGCGCGGCGATCCAGATTCCCGTCGGCAACGCCGTCACGCTTCACTCCGGCACGCCCGTGGACATCGTGCAGCACCTTGGCGGCAGCTACACCGTGTTCACCATGGGCGGGCTCTTTCGGGTGGACGGCAAGGACGCCGACGCGCTCGGCCTCAAACCCGAGGAGTCGACGGCGGCCGTGGTCGCACCTGCGGCGGGCAGGGTGGACGAGACAATGGTGTGGGAGGTGTTGCGGTCGTGCTTCGACCCGGAAATCCCGGTGAACATCGT
This DNA window, taken from Verrucomicrobiota bacterium, encodes the following:
- the sufT gene encoding putative Fe-S cluster assembly protein SufT — its product is MEQQATSVQLARDCAAIQIPVGNAVTLHSGTPVDIVQHLGGSYTVFTMGGLFRVDGKDADALGLKPEESTAAVVAPAAGRVDETMVWEVLRSCFDPEIPVNIVDLGLVYDLGIEPIPSGGHKVFVKMTLTAPGCGMGTVIARDAQQKILTLPGVEDASVEVVWDPPWHQSMISAEGRKTLGLK